In Humulus lupulus chromosome 7, drHumLupu1.1, whole genome shotgun sequence, the following are encoded in one genomic region:
- the LOC133792769 gene encoding uncharacterized protein LOC133792769, protein MGLLTLKPTLLRYYLLRVLSFSVLILAVRFAFIVTVAGGYCGSDNGGRCFFPKNDALPGGEDVCQRHTSAGESLTRDLFTTKRYRKTVDYYSSVFQDLVDEGFLSSDSKALCVETLTGEDVVALREIGVFDSIGISKNPSPPLLFSGEAYRHPFDNNTFDFEFAGKNHLDGSGRPGDFASEVCRTLKPGGFFVVHTMAKDLYSFNSFLDLFSCCRLVRALEIDGFDSSSIREIVMRKETEFLGRGDGISIGNNCSVPAYKRVIIGNAEPLIEEEPLKPWISLKRSIKSIKYLTSMVDISFKQRYVYVDVGARNYGSSIGNWFLKQYPKQNKTFEIYAIEADNVFHEEYKRKKGVILLPHAAWIRNETLFFEISRDTSNVIGKERRRRGMGRIQPVMPSTSYMQDLDKIQGFDFANWLKNTVTRNDFVVVKMDAEGAEFYLIPKLIKTGAICLIDELFLVCHYNKMQRCCPGVRSSKYEKTYGQCLDLFNSLRKSGVLVHQWW, encoded by the coding sequence ATGGGGCTGCTTACGTTGAAACCTACTCTCCTTAGATATTATCTCTTACGAGTCCTCTCCTTCAGTGTTTTAATACTAGCCGTTAGATTCGCTTTCATCGTCACCGTCGCCGGCGGCTACTGTGGCTCCGACAATGGCGGCCGCTGCTTCTTCCCCAAGAACGATGCTCTCCCCGGAGGCGAAGACGTATGTCAACGACATACTAGCGCCGGAGAATCTCTAACCCGTGACCTCTTTACCACTAAGAGATACCGGAAAACCGTCGATTATTATTCCTCCGTATTCCAAGATTTGGTAGACGAAGGCTTCTTATCGTCCGATTCTAAGGCTCTCTGTGTCGAAACCCTAACCGGTGAGGACGTGGTGGCCCTTAGAGAGATTGGCGTGTTTGATTCTATAGGAATCTCCAAGAATCCCTCGCCGCCGTTGCTTTTCTCCGGAGAAGCCTATCGCCACCCTTTCGATAATAACACCTTCGATTTCGAGTTCGCCGGAAAAAACCATCTGGACGGGTCAGGTCGACCTGGGGATTTTGCTTCGGAGGTTTGTCGGACTTTGAAACCGGGTGGGTTTTTTGTGGTTCACACCATGGCTAAAGATTTGTACAGCTTCAATTCTTTTCTTGATTTGTTCAGCTGTTGCAGACTGGTTAGGGCTCTTGAAATCGATGGCTTTGATTCTTCATCAATTCGCGAGATTGTGATGAGGAAGGAGACTGAATTTCTTGGCCGTGGAGATGGAATATCCATTGGGAATAATTGCTCGGTTCCGGCGTATAAACGAGTTATTATTGGGAATGCAGAGCCATTGATCGAGGAAGAGCCATTAAAGCCTTGGATTTCATTGAAGAGGAGCATAAAGAGCATAAAGTACCTGACTTCAATGGTGGACATTAGCTTTAAGCAGAGGTATGTTTACGTTGATGTCGGAGCTCGTAATTATGGTTCAAGCATAGGAAATTGGTTTTTGAAACAGTATCCAAAACAGAACAAGACCTTTGAAATTTATGCAATTGAGGCAGATAATGTTTTTCATGAAGAGTACAAGAGGAAGAAAGGGGTAATTCTTTTGCCTCATGCTGCGTGGATCAGGAACGAGACTCTATTTTTCGAGATTTCGAGAGACACAAGCAACGTAATTGGGAAAGAAAGAAGACGCAGAGGGATGGGTAGGATTCAGCCAGTGATGCCTTCAACAAGTTATATGCAAGACCTAGATAAGATTCAGGGATTTGATTTCGCTAATTGGTTGAAGAACACGGTGACTCGGAACGATTTTGTGGTGGTGAAGATGGATGCAGAAGGAGCTGAGTTTTATCTGATACCCAAGTTGATTAAAACAGGAGCAATATGTTTGATTGATGAGCTTTTTTTAGTATGTCATTACAATAAGATGCAAAGATGCTGCCCTGGTGTGAGGAGTTCCAAGTATGAGAAGACATATGGTCAATGCTTGGACTTGTTCAATTCGCTTAGAAAGAGTGGAGTTCTTGTACATCAATGGTGGTGA
- the LOC133792768 gene encoding cation/H(+) antiporter 15-like — MLMGKGALKGEVTTSYICHLVDQINSGGIWFGDDPLAFSVPLLLLQLSLVSIFTRSIYFVLKPFGQPLIVSQILGGFILGPSVIGRSPTFATKVFPPKGRALFETLSLFGFMLSVFLIGVKMDPYILLRSGKRAIAVGFLAFSVPYALAGFVAFVLDHFLSLDPDVSSALPFVVALQTLTAFPTVACFLDELRLLNSEIGRLASSSSIVCDVCHWSIFAMKFLTHLASQRSIRISFGFLLSVALFVVIVFFGVRPAVLWAIRQTPEGEPVKEAYVFAVLISVLVCGFIGEVIGLNAFIPSFLLGLVIPDGPPLGAALVEKLDCFVSDILMPIFFTVCGLRMDIFAIQQFKNVATIQLIVFLAFTGKIIGSALPPLFCRMPVLDAISLGLIMNSKGVVELFLLMAWKTEEVLNEECFAIMIISVVIVTGIVSPLVKVLYDPSKRFLAYRRRTILHHRQGEELRMLACVHRQENVSAILDLLAASNPTKESPINLVVLHLIKLVGRASSLLVSHQPREKPSSTQYPSQSERIFNAFHKFEKHYSEHVTVHCFKGISPSSTMHNDVCSLALEKRSTFIIIPFHRIWVNGSVAETSHSLRHLNKNVLEKAPCSVGVLVDRVNRRKYLSSLRINTSLYRVAVLFFGGADDREALAYAGHMSKHSNILTTLFCFSSSTDIVEGSARSKALDTDVLSKFRLSAFRDDRVSFEEVGVSSGEEVLDVLRSMDGAYELIMVGRRHGESWLMAQIAKWKDRGDLGAIGELLASSDIRVAASILVVQQQTRVWGLRDPEESMHLQRDSTNPRQDA, encoded by the exons ATGCTTATGGGTAAGGGTGCTCTTAAGGGAGAGGTTACAACCTCATACATTTGCCATCTTGTTGATCAGATCAACTCCGGCGGTATATGGTTTGGAGATGATCCTCTGGCCTTCTCTGTTCCATTGTTGCTGCTGCAGCTGTCCCTCGTATCAATTTTCACCCGCTCCATCTACTTCGTCCTCAAGCCATTTGGCCAGCCCTTAATTGTTTCTCAGATTCTT GGTGGTTTTATTTTAGGCCCCTCAGTTATAGGAAGAAGCCCAACATTTGCAACCAAAGTTTTCCCACCTAAAGGGAGAGCTTTATTTGAGACATTATCACTTTTTGGTTTCATGCTCTCTGTTTTCTTAATTGGGGTGAAGATGGATCCTTACATTCTTCTAAGATCAGGTAAGAGGGCCATTGCTGTAGGATTCTTAGCCTTTTCTGTTCCTTATGCCTTGGCTGGATTTGTTGCCTTCGTCCTCGACCATTTTCTCTCTTTGGATCCTGATGTTTCCAGTGCGCTTCCCTTTGTGGTTGCACTACAAACCCTAACAGCCTTCCCTACTGTAGCTTGCTTTCTCGATGAGCTCAGGCTTCTCAATTCAGAGATTGGACGTCTAGCGTCTTCTTCATCGATAGTATGTGATGTGTGCCACTGGTCCATCTTTGCCATGAAGTTTCTAACACACTTAGCTTCACAGAGGTCGATAAGAATATCATTTGGGTTTTTATTGTCAGTTGCCCTTTTTGTTGTAATAGTATTCTTCGGAGTCCGTCCAGCAGTTTTGTGGGCAATTCGTCAGACCCCAGAAGGAGAACCTGTGAAAGAGGCATATGTTTTTGCTGTTCTGATCAGTGTACTGGTATGCGGGTTTATTGGAGAAGTTATTGGTCTAAATGCTTTTATCCCATCTTTCCTTTTGGGTTTGGTCATTCCAGACGGCCCCCCTCTTGGAGCTGCTTTAGTAGAGAAACTCGATTGCTTCGTCTCAGATATACTCATGCCCATCTTTTTCACCGTGTGTGGATTAAGAATGGATATATTCGCCATTCAACAGTTTAAGAATGTGGCCACTATTCAATTGATCGTTTTCCTTGCTTTTACCGGGAAGATTATTGGATCAGCACTGCCTCCCCTCTTCTGCAGAATGCCTGTCCTAGATGCTATCTCTCTTGGTCTCATCATGAACTCCAAAGGCGTAGTTGAACTTTTCTTGCTTATGGCTTGGAAAACTGAAGAA GTACTAAACGAAGAATGCTTCGCCATTATGATTATCTCTGTGGTGATTGTTACAGGAATTGTCTCACCTCTTGTGAAAGTTCTCTACGATCCGTCAAAGCGTTTCCTGGCATATAGAAGGAGGACTATTCTACACCATAGGCAAGGGGAAGAGTTGAGGATGCTAGCTTGTGTCCACAGGCAAGAGAATGTATCTGCCATTTTGGACCTTCTCGCAGCCTCCAATCCCACCAAGGAAAGCCCCATCAATCTAGTCGTCCTCCACTTGATCAAGCTTGTTGGCCGAGCCTCGTCCCTCCTTGTCTCCCACCAGCCGCGCGAAAAGCCGTCTTCTACTCAGTACCCGTCTCAATCTGAGCGGATCTTCAACGCATTCCACAAGTTCGAAAAACACTACAGCGAGCACGTGACGGTGCATTGCTTTAAGGGCATTTCTCCTTCCTCGACAATGCACAACGACGTCTGTTCTTTGGCTCTCGAAAAGCGGTCGACCTTCATTATCATCCCTTTCCACAGGATTTGGGTAAACGGTTCGGTTGCGGAGACCTCTCACTCTCTTCGCCACCTCAACAAAAATGTTCTTGAAAAGGCTCCTTGCTCCGTAGGGGTGCTAGTCGACCGAGTGAACCGCCGGAAGTATCTTTCCTCTCTTCGCATAAACACGTCGTTGTATAGGGTTGCAGTGCTCTTCTTTGGTGGGGCAGACGACCGAGAGGCATTGGCGTACGCAGGCCACATGTCGAAGCATTCCAACATCCTGACCACTCTCTTCTGCTTCTCTTCTTCAACGGACATAGTGGAGGGCAGCGCCAGGAGCAAGGCACTCGACACTGATGTCTTGAGCAAGTTTAGGCTCAGCGCCTTTCGCGACGACCGAGTGTCATTCGAGGAGGTGGGGGTCAGTAGTGGGGAGGAAGTGCTTGACGTGCTGAGGTCGATGGATGGCGCTTATGAACTTATCATGGTTGGAAGGCGCCATGGGGAGTCGTGGTTGATGGCTCAGATAGCGAAATGGAAAGACCGTGGTGATCTTGGGGCGATCGGTGAGCTTCTTGCTAGCTCTGATATAAGAGTTGCTGCTTCAATTTTGGTAGTGCAACAACAAACCAGAGTTTGGGGGCTGCGTGATCCTGAGGAGTCTATGCATTTGCAAAGAGACAGTACTAATCCTAGACAAGATGCTTAG
- the LOC133792767 gene encoding cation/H(+) antiporter 15-like, whose protein sequence is MNESTTGDKRWVCADLKVVRSAGIFFGDNPFDSSTSVLYVQLSISALLTAFLQLILNPLGQSAFISQMLVGIALGPSVIGDNTFVRTIFPETSFYISGTFAFFGCMLFMFLVGVKMDLGSVLTSGRKAVAIGLCCFILPFLVNTSVAVILKRSVKMDSVLDNSLFSIACFQSMSSFYVTACLLTDLKLLNSELGRLAVSSSMISGTLSWLVILMAFTVRQSTFGNGHPLPHLAISLCVMLVVIVGVLRPVMRFMVRNTNRGRAVQEHYIVSVFLMVLWCAFLGEFVGQHFMLGPMILGLAVPDGPPLGSALVDKLESYVSSILLPSYFVYSGSSIDLDTIDMRTFGIVWLLVFSSFFAKLVAAMVPSFLCQMPLVESLALGLVLSTQGITDILIWQHGMMLRLVDKRSYGIMVISTIVMTGTITPLIKLLYNPSKKYASSKRRTIEHASENDSELRMLACIHRQDNTPSIIHLLQLSNPTMKKPICFYVVHLIRLVGRSSALLITHRPGKRKSSHSIHSSHIINAFHHFEEGNEGKVIITAITAMAPSASMHNDVCTLAMEKRVSMVIIPFHKQWTRHGADETLMSNPVRTVNLNILRNAPCSVGILVDRGALSGSMNPPGFSSKTMHSVGMIFVEGPDDREALAYATRMAEQPTVGVTVVRLRDLSKDVRGVDSEDDKNILLDSNMLEKFMVVAKEAGGKKRHHFKYKGVKNCLEMIDVIRSMEKLYELIVVGRRHSSESPLFSGLMEWSEYPELGFIGDLLASSHNDRGVSLLVIQQQSDEGKTKPKSPRLILTNNVGSVRVDIPRSHSHKVHPLSQETNRQSLVV, encoded by the exons ATGAATGAGTCGACGACTGGGGATAAGAGATGGGTTTGCGCGGATCTCAAGGTTGTAAGGTCCGCAGGCATCTTTTTTGGCGACAATCCTTTCGATTCCTCTACTTCGGTCCTTTATGTACAGCTCTCTATATCTGCCTTGCTCACCGCTTTCCTTCAATTGATTCTCAACCCACTTGGCCAAAGTGCTTTCATTTCTCAAATGCTC GTAGGCATTGCTCTGGGACCATCGGTTATAGGGGATAATACATTTGTAAGGACAATCTTCCCTGAGACCAGCTTTTATATCAGTGGAACGTTTGCCTTCTTCGGGTGCATGCTCTTTATGTTCCTTGTGGGAGTTAAAATGGATTTGGGTTCGGTGTTAACTTCAGGTAGGAAAGCAGTGGCAATCGGCCTCTGTTGTTTTATTCTTCCTTTTTTGGTGAACACGTCCGTAGCTGTAATTTTAAAGCGCTCGGTGAAAATGGATTCAGTATTAGATAATTCCTTATTTAGCATAGCATGCTTTCAGTCCATGAGTTCTTTTTACGTCACGGCATGTCTTCTAACCGATCTGAAGCTCCTCAACTCGGAACTCGGCCGCTTAGCTGTGTCTTCTTCAATGATCAGTGGGACGCTGTCTTGGCTTGTGATTCTCATGGCGTTCACTGTTAGACAGAGTACTTTTGGAAATGGACACCCTCTGCCACATTTGGCAATAAGTTTGTGCGTTATGTTGGTTGTCATAGTGGGTGTCCTCAGGCCTGTTATGCGCTTCATGGTTAGAAATACAAACAGAGGAAGAGCAGTCCAAGAGCATTACATTGTTTCTGTTTTTTTAATGGTGTTATGGTGTGCGTTCCTGGGCGAGTTTGTTGGGCAGCATTTCATGTTGGGGCCTATGATTTTGGGTCTGGCTGTACCAGATGGGCCGCCATTGGGATCGGCCTTAGTCGATAAGCTAGAGTCTTATGTTTCTTCAATTCTGTTGCCAAGTTACTTTGTGTACAGCGGTTCCTCAATCGATCTAGATACGATTGACATGAGAACATTTGGGATTGTTTGGCTTTTGGTCTTTTCTAGcttctttgcaaaacttgtagcAGCTATGGTGCCTTCATTCTTGTGCCAAATGCCTTTGGTTGAATCCCTAGCGCTTGGCCTTGTCTTGAGTACCCAAGGCATCACTGACATTCTGATATGGCAACATGGCATGATGCTCCGG TTGGTCGACAAGAGATCATATGGTATCATGGTTATATCAACCATCGTAATGACTGGAACCATAACACCACTAATTAAACTACTCTACAACCCATCAAAGAAATACGCATCCAGCAAAAGGAGGACCATTGAGCATGCCTCCGAAAACGATTCCGAGCTCCGGATGCTTGCCTGCATCCACCGCCAAGACAACACACCTTCCATCATCCATCTCCTACAGCTCTCCAACCCCACAATGAAGAAACCCATCTGCTTCTACGTCGTCCACCTAATCCGGCTCGTTGGCCGATCCTCCGCGCTTCTCATAACTCACCGGCCAGGCAAAAGAAAGTCTTCTCACTCCATCCACTCCAGCCACATAATCAACGCATTCCACCACTTCGAGGAGGGAAACGAAGGCAAAGTCATAATCACCGCCATCACGGCCATGGCACCCTCCGCCAGCATGCACAACGACGTGTGCACTCTCGCTATGGAGAAAAGGGTTTCCATGGTGATCATCCCTTTTCACAAGCAGTGGACTCGACACGGCGCAGACGAAACATTGATGAGCAACCCTGTGAGGACAGTGAACCTTAACATCCTCAGAAACGCACCCTGCTCAGTCGGGATCCTGGTCGACCGTGGCGCCTTGAGTGGCAGCATGAATCCTCCTGGCTTTTCCTCCAAGACAATGCACTCGGTCGGAATGATCTTCGTTGAAGGGCCCGACGACCGCGAAGCATTAGCCTACGCAACTCGAATGGCTGAGCAGCCGACGGTGGGCGTGACTGTCGTTCGACTCAGAGATTTGAGCAAAGATGTAAGAGGGGTTGATTCAGAGGACGATAAAAACATACTGCTTGATTCCAATATGTTAGAAAAGTTCATGGTGGTGGCGAAGGAAGCCGGGGGGAAGAAGCGGCATCACTTCAAATACAAAGGTGTGAAGAACTGCTTGGAAATGATCGACGTGATTCGGTCAATGGAGAAGTTATACGAGTTGATTGTGGTGGGGAGACGCCATTCGAGCGAGTCGCCATTGTTCTCTGGGCTTATGGAGTGGAGTGAGTATCCTGAGCTGGGTTTCATAGGAGATCTTTTGGCATCATCGCATAATGATCGTGGGGTCTCGCTTTTGGTAATTCAACAACAGTCCGATGAGGGCAAAACGAAGCCTAAGAGCCCCAGGCTCATTCTTACCAATAATGTAGGCTCGGTTCGTGTTGATATACCGCGTAGTCATAGTCATAAAGTGCACCCACTTTCTCAGGAAACAAACAGACAATCATTAGTGGTATAG